Proteins from one Nomia melanderi isolate GNS246 chromosome 3, iyNomMela1, whole genome shotgun sequence genomic window:
- the Wdr82 gene encoding WD repeat domain 82, giving the protein MKLVDHVVRSFKVAKVFRENSDRINSIDFSPNGDTLISCSEDDQIVIYDCEKGTQVRTVNSKKYGVDLIHFTHAKNTAIHSSTKIDDTIRYLSLHDNKYIRYFPGHSKKVVSLCISPIEDTFLSGSLDKSLRLWDLRSPNCHGVMNVSGRPVAAYDPEGLIFAAGVNSEFIKLYDLRSFDKGPFVTFKLSQEKECDWTGLKFSRDGKTILISTNGSTIRLIDAFHGTPLQTFAGYLNNKGIAIEASFSPDSQFVFSGSTDGRVHVWNAETGYKVCVLNGDHPAPVQCIQFNPKYMMLASACTNMAFWLPTVDESA; this is encoded by the coding sequence ATGAAGCTCGTTGACCACGTGGTGAGGAGCTTCAAGGTGGCCAAGGTTTTCCGTGAAAATTCCGATCGTATAAACAGCATCGACTTTTCACCGAACGGGGACACTTTGATCTCTTGTTCAGAGGATGACCAGATCGTGATATATGACTGTGAGAAAGGCACTCAGGTGCGTACAGTCAATTCTAAGAAGTACGGTGTAGATTTAATTCATTTCACACATGCGAAGAACACCGCAATACACAGCAGTACCAAAATTGATGATACAATCCGTTATCTCAGTCTACACGACAACAAGTATATAAGATACTTCCCAGGACATAGCAAGAAAGTTGTGTCGCTGTGTATCAGCCCTATAGAAGATACATTTCTTTCTGGTTCTTTAGACAAGTCATTGAGACTATGGGATTTACGTTCACCTAACTGTCATGGTGTTATGAATGTCTCAGGACGCCCTGTTGCCGCCTATGATCCAGAAGGTCTGATTTTCGCTGCAGGTGTTAATTCAGAGTTCATTAAGTTGTATGATTTACGCAGCTTCGATAAGGGCCCATTTGTCACATTTAAATTGTCACAAGAAAAGGAGTGTGATTGGACAGGATTAAAGTTCAGCAGAGATGGCAAAACTATTTTGATTTCCACGAATGGTAGTACAATTCGATTGATCGATGCATTTCATGGCACACCGTTACAGACATTTGCTGGTTACCTAAACAATAAGGGAATTGCAATCGAGGCCAGTTTTAGTCCCGACTCGCAGTTTGTATTCAGTGGATCTACAGATGGTAGAGTGCATGTATGGAATGCCGAGACAGGATACAAAGTTTGTGTGCTAAACGGTGATCACCCCGCACCAGTCCAATGTATTCAGTTTAATCCAAAGTATATGATGTTAGCATCAGCATGTACCAACATGGCATTTTGGTTACCAACTGTCGATGAAAGTGCATAA